The proteins below are encoded in one region of Chrysemys picta bellii isolate R12L10 chromosome 4, ASM1138683v2, whole genome shotgun sequence:
- the LOC135983267 gene encoding uncharacterized protein LOC135983267: protein MAETPASCPGDRPRSVEDAWVELERDGDFLREQREDPTLSRAWEQATNPAIEGDGTPRTPQGPRFEVRQDRLYRIAQEPQTRETFCQLLVPRRLRAGLLHLAHANPWAGHLGHEKTLQRVARRFFWPGIHREVADFCASCPECQRAGPKGVAPAPLVPMPVVGVPFERIGMDLVGPLERSKTGNRFILVVVDYATRYPEAVPLKTATAPTIAGELVKIFARVGIPGEILTDQDTNVSSKLIAGLCRLLHIRTLRTSVYHPQTDGLVERFNGTLKAMLRKFVEEDPSHWDTLLPALLFAIREVPQASTGFSPFELLYGRQPRGILDLLKEEWETQETRVLGSTQYVLQLRERLRTLGAFARENLERAQACQERLYNRGARGRKFAPGDRVLLLLPSAESKLLAKWQGPYEVIRRVGPVDYEVRLPGRRKETRIYHINLLKAWKTQEAMFIGPSTPESELGPLAGDLPDPGPAVVGSGLDPRQRGQLQQMVEEFSDVLSARPGRTTLMSHHIATDPGKRVTDNHRPLPKKMWDTVRREVETMLEMGVVEESTSEWRSPIVLVPKPDGTTRFCIDFRKVNAISRFDAYPMPRVDELLERLGGAKYLSTLDLTKGYWQIPLTPNSWAKTAFPTPFGLFQFVTMPFGLHGAAATFQRLMNKVLQPHDQYAAAYIDDIVVYSLDWESHLHHLAAVLQALRAAGLTANPAKCHLGQEEVTYLGYTVGGGKLTPLISKVQALRDVPTPTTKKQVRQFLGLAGYYRRFVPDFASIAAPLSDLTKNSQPRQVQWTTQCERAFNTLKERLTQEPVLRHPDFAKEFILQTDASEVGLGAVLSQEVDREEHPVLYLSRKLFPRERHFSTIEKEALAFLSGQDVLKFKWYIKAHQQDGLQEVCTSGDHVVSNPYRPLQSKQRFLISRRVNIENFSAPKSTVYEHSDEENLHLKNYHEQ, encoded by the exons ATGGCGGAGACCCCTGCAAGTTGTCCTGGAGACAGACCCCGTTCAGTGGAGGATGCCTGGGTAGAGTTAGAGCGCGATGGGGACTTCTTACGGGAGCAACGAGAAGACCCAACCCTAAGCCGTGCCTGGGAACAAGCCACCAACCCTGCTATTGAGGGTGACGGGACGCCACGGACTCCACAGGGCCCCCGTTTCGAGGTACGGCAGGACcgcctgtaccgaatagcgcaggaaccccagacccggGAGACGTTCTGCCAGCTGTTGGTAccccggagactgcgagccggcctcctccacttagcccaTGCCAACCCTTGGGCCGGACACCTGGGACAtgagaagaccctacagagggtggcccgccggtttttttggccaggcatccaccgggaagtggcagacttttgTGCCTCatgcccagaatgccagcgagccggaccgaaaggggtagcccccgcacccctggtacccatgccggtcgtgggggtaccctttgaacgGATCGGGATGGACCTCGTCGGCCCCCTAGAGCGAAGtaagacagggaaccgctttatattagtagtcgtggactacgcaacacgctatcccgaagccgttcccctaaagacagcgacggcacCGACCATTGCGGGGGAATtggtaaagattttcgcccgggtGGGGATACCCGGGGAAATATTGACGGACCAGGAcaccaatgtgtcctccaagttaatagccgggctatgtcgcctcctccatatccggaccctccggacatcggtgtaccacccgcagaccgatggcttggtagagcggttcaatggtacgctaaaagccatgttgcggaagtttgtggaggaggacccctcgcattgggacaccttgttgccggccctgctgtttgcaataagagaggtaccacaggcctcgacaGGGTTCTCGCCTTTTGAACTCCTAtatggcaggcagcccagaggaatactggacctcctgaaaGAGGAATGGGAAACACAGGAAACACGGGTCCTTGGGTCCACACAATATGTGCTACAACTCCGGGAGCGACTCCGAAcgttaggggccttcgcccgtgagaacctggaacgggcccaggcatgccaggagcgcctctataatcgaGGGGCTAGAGGGAGGAAGTTTGCCCCAGGCGATCGGGTGCTACTTTTACTGCCCTCTGCCGAGTCGAAGCTCCtagccaaatggcagggtccctatgaagtgatccgacgagtggggccagtcgattacgaggtcagactaccTGGTCGACGGAAGGAGACACGCATTTATCACATTAATCTCCTAAAGGCCTGGAAGACCCAGGAAGCCATGTTCAtcggcccgtccaccccagagtcggaacttggacccctagcaggagatcttcccgaccccggaccggctgtggtggggtcaggcctcgaccccagacagagaggacaaCTGCAACAGATGGTGGAGGAGTTTTCAGATGTTTTATCGGCCCGCCCGGGCCGGACGAccctaatgagtcatcatattgccacagaccccgggaagagggtgacggacaaccatcgaccgttacccaagaaaatgtgggacaccgtccggcgggaggtggagacgatgttggagatgggagtggtagaggAATCGACGAGCGAGTGGCGAAGCCCTATCGTCTTAGTACCGAAACCAGACGGGACGACCcggttttgcatcgacttcagaAAGGTCAACGCTATCTCTCGTTTCGATGCCTATCCGAtgccgagagtggatgaactgttagagcgcCTCGGGGGAGCCAAGTACCTGTCAACCTTAGATTTGactaaaggatattggcagatcccactgacgccaaactcCTGGGCGAAGACTGCCTTCCCTACACctttcggcctcttccagttcgtaACCATGCCGTTCGGGTTACACGGAGCCGCAGCCACGTTTCAACGCCtgatgaacaaggtcctccaACCCCATGACCAATACGCGGCGGCGTACATAGATGATATCGTGGTTTACAGCCTCgactgggagagccatttacaccacctggcagcagtgttacaagccctcagagcggccggcctgacagctaacccggcgaaatgtcacttgggccaagaagaagtgacctacctgggatacacggtaggaggggggaaactaacacccctgattagcaaggtacaagccctcagagatgtacccaccccCACAACGAAGAAACAAGTACGCCAGTTTTTAGGACtagctgggtactatcgtcgtTTTGTGCCAGACTTCGCATCTATAGCCGCCCCCTTGTCAGACCTAACGAAGAACTCCCAacctcgacaggtacagtggactacgcaatgcgagcgagcctttaacacaCTCAAGGAACGCctcactcaagaaccagtactacgaCACCCCGACTTCGCGAAAGAGTTTATACTCCAAACAGATGCTTCGGAAGTCGGCCTGGGcgcagtactctcccaggaagtagacaGGGAGGAACATCCCGTACTGTATTtaagtcggaagctgttcccccgggAAAGACATTTCTCAacgatagagaaagaggccctggcg TTCTTGAGTGGTCAAGATGTTTTGAAGTTCAAGTGGTATATTAAGGCCCATCAACAGGATGGTCTGCAGGAGGTCTGCACTTCTGGAGACCACGTTGTATCTAACCCTTATAGACCATTACAATCCAAGCAGAGATTTTTGATCTCCAGGAGAGTCAATATTGAAAACTTTTCA GCCCCAAAATCCACTGTTTATGAACATTCAGATGAAGAAAACTTGCACCTTAAAAACTATCACGAACAGTAA